The Cellulomonas oligotrophica sequence CCGACCTCACGTCGTTCCGGTACGCGATCAGCGGGGCTATGGCCCTGCCGCGCGCCACGGCCGAGCGCTGGGAGAAGGTCACCGGCGGGATCGTGGCCGAGGGGTACGGGATGACCGAGACGTCGCCCGTCGCGCTCGGCAACCCCCTGAGCCGCGACCGGCGCCCCGGCTCGCTCGGCCTGCCGTTCCCGTCCACCCGCATCCGCGTCGTCGACCAGGAGGACCCGACCCGTGACGTCGCGCCGGGGGAGCGCGGCGAGCTGCTGATCGCCGGCCCGCAGGTGTTCTCCGGCTACTGGAACCGACCCGACGAGACCGCCCACCAGCTGCTGGCCGACGGCTGGCTGCGCACCGGGGACGTCGTGCAGGTCGAGGACGACGGGTTCGTCGTCCTGCTCGACCGCATGAAGGAGATGATCGTCACCGGCGGGTTCAAGGTGTACCCCTCGCAGGTGGAGGACCACCTGCGCACGATGCCGGGCGTCCGTGACGTCGCCGTGGTCGGAGAGCCGGCCGGTGCCATGGGCGAGCGCGTCGTCGCCGCCGTCGTCCTCGACGAGGGTGCCTCCGGGGTCGACCTGGCCGCGGTGCGCGCCTGGTGCGAGACGCGGCTGGCCCGCTACGCCGTGCCGCGCCGCCTCGTCGTGCTGCCGGACCTGCCGCGCTCGCAGGTCGGCAAGGTCCTGCGCCGCGTCGTCCGCGACCAGCTGCCCGCCCAGACCGCCTGAGCCACGTCGTGCCCGCAGCCCGCGCCCTGGGCCGTACGGTGTGCGCGTGAGCACGCACGACGACACGCACGAGGACCGGCCGCAGGTCGAGATGTGGACCGACGGGGCCTGCAAGGGCAACCCCGGGGTCGGGGGATGGGGCGCGTGGATGCGCGCCGCCGGGCGGGAGCGCGAGCTCTTCGGCGGCGAGCCCGTCACCACCAACAACCGCATGGAGCTCACGGCCGTCATCGAGGGGCTCCGTGCGCTGACGCGCCCGTGCGACGTGCGCCTGCACGTCGACTCCACCTACGTCATGAACGGTCTGACGAAGTGGATCCACGGGTGGAAGCGCAACGGCTGGCTGACCGGTGACAAGAAGCCGGTGAAGAACAAGGAGCTGTGGCAGGCGCTCGACGCCGAGGTGGCCCGGCACGCGGTCACGTGGGTCTGGGTCAAGGGGCACGCCGGCGACCCGGGCAACGAGCGGGCCGACCAGCTCGCCAACAAGGGTGTCGACGCCGTGCGCGCGGGAACGCTGTGACCGCCGCGCCGCCCCCCGCGCTCGACGGGCGCGTGACCGTCGTCGCCGCCGAGGGTCGCGGCGCTGGTCCGCGCCCGCTCGTCCTCGTGCTGCCGGGCGGGGGGTACCGGATGACGGCCGCCCACGAGGGGGAGCCCGTCGCGCGGTGGCTCGCCGGCCTCGGCGTGCACGCCGTCGTCCTCCGCTACCCCGTCGCCCCCGAGGGGTCGACGGGACCGCTGCACCCCGCCCCGCTCGACGCCGCGCGCGCCGCGGTCCGCTGGGTCCGGGCCGGCGGCACCGGCCTCGACGTCGACCCCGCCCGTGTGGGCGTCCTCGGCTTCTCCGCCGGCGGGCACCTGGCCGCGACCTTGTCGACGGTGGGCGACGAGGACGCCGACGCCCGGCCCGACGCCACCGTGCTGTGCT is a genomic window containing:
- the rnhA gene encoding ribonuclease HI, whose protein sequence is MWTDGACKGNPGVGGWGAWMRAAGRERELFGGEPVTTNNRMELTAVIEGLRALTRPCDVRLHVDSTYVMNGLTKWIHGWKRNGWLTGDKKPVKNKELWQALDAEVARHAVTWVWVKGHAGDPGNERADQLANKGVDAVRAGTL
- a CDS encoding alpha/beta hydrolase produces the protein MTAAPPPALDGRVTVVAAEGRGAGPRPLVLVLPGGGYRMTAAHEGEPVARWLAGLGVHAVVLRYPVAPEGSTGPLHPAPLDAARAAVRWVRAGGTGLDVDPARVGVLGFSAGGHLAATLSTVGDEDADARPDATVLCYPVVSLEAEAHEGSVEALLGQHADDAARAALSADRRVSGSTPPAFVWHTGDDGAVPVSNAVRYAQALWLAGVSAELHVYPTGRHGLGLADDAPHVATWTTACAEWLTGLGWR